A single genomic interval of Leptospira semungkisensis harbors:
- a CDS encoding segregation and condensation protein A: MERENGGNSFVVQWNNSDGGITEGPLSLLWSLIESYKVDIFEVSLSQITHDFLNFIKISESIHIDIGAEYALMAANLVYLKSKALLPDPGFEEEDYDPPLPPELVEKLLEHKKFQLTAQKMSEIDKTQAGVFQRETNQVIDESESWLDLSLLDLISAFNEILEKGGEEGEIPALLTAPHRYSVEDKMVSISELLVKRSDISFEELFSTVKPEKAEIVAVFLAMLELCKQRIVSIRQHKTFGEIRIFLVGEPWNATKPA; the protein is encoded by the coding sequence ATGGAGAGGGAGAACGGCGGGAATTCCTTTGTTGTTCAATGGAACAACTCGGATGGTGGAATAACGGAAGGGCCTTTGAGCCTTCTCTGGTCTTTGATAGAAAGTTATAAAGTAGATATATTCGAAGTTTCCCTTTCTCAAATTACTCATGACTTTTTAAACTTCATTAAGATTTCTGAAAGTATTCATATAGATATAGGAGCTGAATACGCTCTTATGGCCGCCAACTTGGTTTATCTAAAATCAAAGGCATTACTCCCCGATCCAGGATTCGAAGAAGAAGATTATGATCCGCCACTTCCCCCAGAGCTTGTCGAAAAACTTCTAGAACATAAGAAATTCCAATTAACCGCTCAGAAAATGTCTGAAATAGACAAGACCCAAGCGGGGGTTTTCCAAAGGGAAACCAATCAGGTCATAGACGAATCCGAATCATGGCTGGATCTCAGTCTTTTGGATTTAATTTCCGCCTTTAACGAGATCCTGGAAAAAGGCGGAGAAGAGGGGGAGATTCCCGCTTTACTTACCGCGCCCCACCGATATTCTGTCGAGGACAAGATGGTCTCCATCTCCGAACTCCTCGTCAAACGTTCGGATATCTCTTTCGAAGAATTGTTTTCTACGGTCAAGCCGGAGAAAGCAGAGATTGTAGCCGTCTTTCTTGCCATGCTGGAGCTCTGTAAGCAGAGAATCGTATCTATCCGGCAGCATAAAACGTTTGGCGAAATCCGTATATTCTTGGTGGGAGAACCGTGGAACGCGACAAAGCCGGCTTAA
- the scpB gene encoding SMC-Scp complex subunit ScpB, which translates to MIEALLFLSGEPLKLASIAKSIECEKQEAREILDELILDYQEKDGGFVLREIAGAYQFSTNEKYSEILAKLFKEKKREQLSRSSLDTLAIIAYKQPITLSEIDDIRGVSSRAMVTSLISKKLVKPVGNKEVPGRPALYGTTKEFLIHFGLNKLTDLPAPVEVKELKFENLDDLIENGQE; encoded by the coding sequence CTGATCGAGGCGCTGCTTTTCCTCTCTGGAGAGCCGCTCAAACTCGCTAGCATCGCTAAATCCATAGAATGTGAAAAACAAGAAGCCCGTGAGATCCTAGATGAACTCATCTTGGACTACCAAGAAAAAGACGGAGGCTTCGTACTCCGAGAGATCGCAGGCGCGTATCAATTTTCCACCAACGAAAAATATTCCGAGATCCTGGCGAAGCTATTCAAAGAGAAGAAGAGGGAACAACTCTCTCGTTCTAGCCTGGATACTCTTGCAATTATCGCTTATAAGCAACCGATCACATTATCCGAAATAGACGATATCCGCGGAGTTTCGTCGAGGGCGATGGTGACTTCTCTTATTTCCAAGAAACTGGTAAAGCCAGTGGGAAATAAAGAAGTGCCCGGACGACCCGCACTGTACGGAACTACCAAAGAATTTTTGATCCATTTCGGTTTAAATAAACTGACCGATTTACCTGCTCCTGTAGAAGTGAAGGAGCTGAAATTCGAAAACCTGGACGATTTAATAGAGAATGGCCAAGAATAA
- a CDS encoding 5-formyltetrahydrofolate cyclo-ligase, giving the protein MLSKQDARKIQKLAMQTVALRSEKEENIRTNLIHFLRHRSSRSNLNIISYVSDEFEISAFPSTSCIQLEDLRFDLFFPKITEAGLEFREGLEFSKGAFGILEPSGKKTLLPKEADWILIPALGWNGEGARLGRGKGFYDRSMQNVPSEKMIGLSFEDLYPCEFSAEPHDLRVGTVITEKKNHCFPHKIGEKSVR; this is encoded by the coding sequence TTGCTTTCCAAGCAAGACGCGAGAAAGATTCAAAAGCTAGCTATGCAAACGGTCGCTTTGCGGAGCGAAAAAGAAGAAAATATTCGAACGAATCTAATCCATTTCTTGAGACATAGATCTTCTCGCTCGAATTTGAATATCATCTCCTATGTCTCCGACGAGTTTGAGATCTCCGCCTTTCCGTCCACGTCATGCATTCAACTCGAGGATCTTCGTTTTGACTTATTCTTTCCTAAAATAACCGAAGCGGGTTTGGAATTCAGAGAAGGTCTCGAATTTTCCAAAGGAGCATTCGGCATTCTGGAACCTTCCGGCAAGAAAACTCTTCTTCCCAAGGAAGCGGATTGGATCCTAATTCCCGCTTTGGGTTGGAATGGAGAAGGCGCGAGGTTAGGAAGGGGAAAAGGTTTCTACGATCGAAGCATGCAGAACGTCCCTTCTGAAAAAATGATTGGCTTGTCTTTCGAGGATCTATACCCTTGCGAATTCTCTGCAGAGCCGCATGACTTGCGAGTCGGTACGGTAATAACGGAGAAAAAAAACCATTGCTTTCCCCATAAAATTGGAGAAAAATCAGTCCGATAA
- the thrS gene encoding threonine--tRNA ligase, producing MEVGVTVAVQNQSIKFILPDGSSKEVQSGSTFKDFIESQLPFLKNKALAVRLNGTEVLDLSRTVDTITTPDPSPKLEVLTFQDKEGWETFQHSAAHLLGMAVQNLYKDAKLTVGPVIENGPGFFYYDIDFTEATITPEDFPKIEAEMKKISDADHEVFRKVWDKKEAISTFEKMGENYKIEIIGQIPDEKVSIYGMGEWFDLCRGPHIPRSGFLKAFKLTALSGAYWKADKNNRMLTRIYGIAFPSKKELDEYLFQMEEAKKRDHRKIGKEMDLFSFQTEAPGFPFWHPKGTSLWNTLADYIRRECAKRGYQEIKTPAVLSSELWRKSGHWENFNENMYFVSIDEEEFAIKPMNCPGCSLIYKHHLHSYRELPLRFAELGSVHRHELHGVLHGLFRVRAFTQDDAHIYAPLEYLETEVLDIIDFTFHVYKKFGFQEFKTYIATRPEKSQGKDEDWEFATNALKQALEKKGIPYEIKEGEGAFYGPKIEFNIKDSIGRMWQCGTVQIDFSMPDRFELDYTDSDGAKKRPVMVHRAIYGSLERFIGILIEHFEGKFPLWISPNQIRVLTVTENVQDYGNEVLKNLIDLGYRAEADFRNEKIGAKIRDSILKKANYLLILGQKEKETGSVAVRKRGSEETITLTFAEFKALLEKEVSEGN from the coding sequence ATGGAAGTAGGGGTAACTGTGGCAGTTCAGAATCAATCAATCAAATTTATCTTACCGGATGGTAGCTCGAAAGAAGTCCAGTCCGGATCCACGTTTAAGGATTTTATAGAATCCCAACTTCCGTTCTTAAAGAACAAGGCATTGGCAGTCCGTCTTAACGGCACCGAAGTCCTGGATCTAAGCCGGACCGTGGACACGATAACAACCCCTGATCCTTCCCCCAAACTGGAAGTTCTGACCTTCCAAGACAAGGAGGGTTGGGAAACATTTCAACATTCCGCTGCCCACCTTTTGGGAATGGCAGTCCAGAACTTATATAAAGATGCAAAGCTAACTGTAGGACCAGTGATTGAAAATGGTCCCGGCTTTTTCTATTATGATATAGATTTTACCGAAGCAACTATCACTCCCGAAGATTTTCCTAAGATAGAAGCGGAGATGAAAAAGATTTCTGATGCAGATCATGAAGTTTTCCGCAAGGTCTGGGATAAGAAAGAAGCAATCTCCACATTCGAAAAGATGGGAGAGAATTATAAGATAGAGATCATAGGCCAAATCCCGGATGAAAAAGTTTCTATCTATGGAATGGGGGAATGGTTCGACCTTTGTAGAGGACCTCATATTCCCCGCTCCGGTTTCTTGAAAGCATTCAAACTGACTGCGCTTTCCGGAGCGTATTGGAAGGCAGACAAAAACAATAGAATGCTCACTCGCATCTACGGGATCGCATTCCCATCCAAGAAAGAATTGGACGAGTATCTCTTCCAAATGGAAGAAGCAAAGAAGAGGGATCACAGAAAGATCGGAAAGGAAATGGATCTATTCTCTTTCCAAACTGAGGCTCCAGGCTTTCCTTTCTGGCATCCGAAAGGAACTTCACTTTGGAATACTCTTGCGGATTATATTCGTAGAGAATGCGCTAAGAGAGGCTACCAAGAGATCAAGACTCCTGCGGTGCTTTCTTCCGAGTTATGGAGAAAGAGCGGTCACTGGGAAAACTTCAACGAGAACATGTACTTCGTTTCTATCGACGAAGAAGAGTTTGCGATCAAGCCGATGAATTGTCCAGGTTGCAGTTTGATCTATAAGCATCACCTTCATTCTTATAGAGAGTTGCCTCTTCGATTCGCGGAGTTAGGAAGCGTTCATAGACATGAGTTACATGGAGTTCTGCATGGACTCTTCCGAGTGAGAGCATTTACTCAGGACGATGCACATATCTATGCTCCATTGGAATATTTAGAAACCGAAGTTCTGGATATCATCGACTTCACATTTCATGTGTATAAGAAGTTCGGATTCCAAGAATTCAAAACATATATCGCAACCCGTCCGGAGAAATCCCAAGGAAAGGATGAGGACTGGGAGTTTGCTACCAATGCGTTGAAACAAGCCTTGGAGAAGAAAGGAATTCCATACGAGATCAAAGAAGGCGAGGGAGCCTTTTACGGTCCAAAGATAGAATTCAATATCAAGGATTCTATCGGAAGGATGTGGCAATGTGGAACAGTGCAGATCGACTTCTCCATGCCTGACCGTTTCGAATTGGATTATACCGATTCGGATGGAGCTAAAAAAAGACCAGTCATGGTTCACAGGGCAATTTATGGCTCCTTGGAAAGATTTATCGGGATCCTGATCGAGCATTTTGAAGGCAAATTCCCTCTTTGGATCTCTCCGAATCAGATCCGAGTTCTTACTGTCACAGAAAACGTCCAAGACTACGGAAATGAGGTCTTAAAAAACCTGATCGATCTGGGCTATCGCGCAGAAGCAGATTTCAGGAACGAGAAGATAGGCGCTAAGATCAGGGATTCTATTCTGAAAAAGGCAAATTATCTTCTCATTCTAGGGCAAAAAGAGAAGGAGACCGGCTCCGTTGCGGTCCGTAAACGAGGTTCCGAAGAGACCATTACTCTTACATTTGCCGAGTTCAAGGCTCTATTGGAGAAAGAAGTCTCAGAAGGAAATTGA
- the infC gene encoding translation initiation factor IF-3 translates to MQRKPQPKPTDKLFNHRINEKITGVSQVRLVTDDGVLIVAFDEALRRAKEENLDLVEVSGDQEIHVCKLIDYGKYKFELLKKSKEAKKKQHVINVKEVKIRPRIDQHDYDIKKRHAVEFLQKGDKVKVSLRFRGREMMHSELGMNVVNRMVEDLKTVGSPEREPVLDGRQIVVVITPLAAK, encoded by the coding sequence ATGCAGAGGAAGCCGCAACCGAAACCCACGGATAAACTGTTTAATCACAGAATTAACGAAAAAATTACCGGAGTTTCTCAGGTAAGATTGGTTACGGACGATGGTGTCCTAATCGTTGCGTTCGATGAAGCTCTCCGGAGAGCAAAAGAAGAAAACCTGGATCTTGTGGAAGTTTCCGGAGATCAGGAAATTCACGTTTGCAAACTTATCGATTACGGTAAGTACAAGTTCGAACTACTTAAAAAAAGTAAGGAAGCGAAGAAGAAACAACACGTAATCAACGTGAAGGAAGTTAAGATCCGTCCAAGGATCGACCAACACGATTACGATATTAAGAAGCGCCACGCTGTCGAGTTCCTGCAAAAGGGTGACAAGGTAAAAGTGAGCCTTCGTTTTCGCGGCCGAGAGATGATGCATTCCGAATTGGGAATGAACGTAGTCAACCGTATGGTGGAAGATCTGAAAACCGTAGGTTCTCCTGAAAGAGAACCAGTATTGGACGGACGTCAGATCGTGGTAGTTATCACACCTCTTGCTGCGAAGTAA
- the rpmI gene encoding 50S ribosomal protein L35 → MPKLKTNRAAAKRFKFSKNNKIKRKSMNTRHILTKKGPKRRRRLRGMTLVNGSDWKSIVRLMPYGVR, encoded by the coding sequence ATGCCTAAGCTTAAAACAAATAGAGCCGCAGCTAAACGGTTCAAGTTTTCCAAAAATAATAAAATTAAACGGAAGAGTATGAACACCCGTCACATTCTTACCAAGAAAGGTCCTAAGAGGCGTCGTCGCCTTAGAGGAATGACTTTGGTAAATGGATCTGATTGGAAATCAATCGTTAGACTCATGCCTTACGGAGTACGATAA
- a CDS encoding chemotaxis protein CheW → MDKNNPAEKDQEGKELETLQEFLTFEVDKEIFGIDILYIHEILKPVPITRIPNVEGFILGVINLRGEIIPIMDLKELFGLGFCNIIPSTRIIVVVDGEKRAGLLVDSVKQVIKVHKDKVSKADEDLSVNYSELIESVSQFDESLILNLNLSMLMDYAGEEA, encoded by the coding sequence ATAGATAAAAATAACCCCGCAGAAAAAGACCAAGAAGGAAAGGAACTGGAAACTCTCCAAGAATTCCTAACTTTCGAAGTGGATAAAGAGATCTTCGGGATCGATATCCTTTACATTCATGAAATATTAAAACCGGTCCCTATCACTCGAATTCCTAACGTAGAAGGTTTCATTTTGGGTGTGATCAATCTTAGAGGAGAGATCATTCCTATCATGGATCTGAAGGAATTATTCGGATTAGGTTTTTGTAATATTATTCCTTCGACTAGGATCATCGTGGTCGTGGATGGAGAGAAGAGAGCAGGACTTCTCGTAGACTCAGTAAAGCAGGTTATCAAGGTTCACAAGGATAAGGTCAGTAAGGCAGACGAGGATCTTAGCGTGAATTATAGCGAACTCATCGAGTCCGTCAGTCAGTTCGACGAATCTCTAATACTGAACCTGAATCTTTCCATGCTTATGGATTATGCCGGGGAGGAAGCGTAA
- a CDS encoding chemotaxis protein CheW, with translation MAGVLGEYTELFLEESEDQIEELNANLLKLEKDQSDPQTINDIFRAAHSLKSSAAFVGLYNLSDLAHKMENLLQSIRDGKLAVNLSLVNLLFQCFDLIKNVIVNVSEGKKVDTPYTEMIQRLEAYEKSPEATAVPSPKGKPVTESAPASTKHEAISGSGMELDGEELKDLTEVVRSNPGKAWLLKVGLKKDSPMKGLRYTLILQNLRAMGHVFRTQPSSEELEKGTEAHFLSILIVSSESQEELTKAANVDMVENVMIQEYKLADSSASASGSSYQLDEEERTSEAKVTLKSIKVSSDKLDQLMNNVGELVITNSGFQKIYDDLLRTFGDDQLFNELKGRIDLINRISKELQSGIMNIRMVPISTVFRRFSRLVRDLSLETGKTVELVLNGESTELDKKVIDALGEPLLHLIRNSVDHGIESPEERKRLGKSETGIVELNAYQGGSNIMVEIKDDGRGLDVDKIRKKAIDKGLVSETDAAALSENEVYQFIFAPGFSTAEKITDISGRGVGMSVVNSLIQEFKGKILIQSQKGSGTSFVLSFPQALAIIPSILIVMEEEVYAFPLSEVNETIKVSNEQITTLEGNEIINLRGEVLPIYRLNRILGLQDKTEREESPVVIVQYKGRKLGFMVDELVGKHETVIKSLEKNFKNIKGLTGASIMGDGTIIMVLDIPGLVEFAAELEEKARYVNYHLETMKRISTLRTIETEEDRYIQKTSNPTNVYNHKLHEITTQERERRKKSERKKSEAAKKIVVTKEELERETAPSPVKPTVEIRPVEDKLISSAETASESSASTAVLERPAAKKGMEEEYRSHIRELISEDITAEEKKRADHIIEGFLEQKKQRMMAISHSKDFTGNLTKEQIKKIESVVNTGMMNAGMVLSQILNRNVDLFIPEIIMNDKEGLASEIRFSDDKFYGMKVRMNGDLNGNMLMMFSRENAKNLAKELLDSVATGDALDDDTRSVLSEISNIVCASVLNSISNKAKVSVMPDVPELVEGTFLEVLDVVKPERTKFLSMLTEFNHEGNNLLGVLLFLPDFDELMSLLPKF, from the coding sequence ATGGCCGGAGTATTAGGCGAATACACTGAACTCTTCCTCGAAGAGTCCGAAGATCAGATAGAAGAATTGAATGCCAACCTTCTCAAATTGGAGAAGGACCAATCTGATCCCCAGACCATCAATGATATCTTCAGAGCGGCTCACTCTCTTAAGAGCTCCGCAGCATTCGTAGGTCTTTATAATCTTTCCGATCTCGCTCATAAGATGGAAAATCTTTTGCAGAGCATTCGCGACGGAAAACTCGCAGTCAATCTGTCCTTAGTTAATCTTCTCTTCCAATGCTTTGACCTCATTAAGAACGTGATCGTTAACGTTTCAGAAGGAAAGAAAGTGGATACTCCTTATACGGAGATGATCCAAAGATTGGAAGCTTACGAAAAGAGTCCGGAAGCGACTGCGGTTCCTTCTCCGAAAGGCAAACCTGTTACTGAATCGGCGCCTGCATCTACTAAGCACGAGGCAATTTCCGGAAGCGGAATGGAACTTGATGGAGAGGAACTTAAAGATCTGACAGAAGTAGTTCGCTCTAATCCAGGAAAGGCTTGGCTACTTAAAGTAGGCCTGAAGAAAGATTCCCCTATGAAAGGGTTACGTTATACTCTCATTCTTCAGAATTTAAGAGCAATGGGACACGTATTCCGCACCCAACCTAGTTCTGAAGAATTGGAAAAGGGGACCGAAGCACATTTCCTTTCTATCCTTATCGTAAGTTCAGAATCCCAAGAGGAACTTACCAAGGCCGCAAATGTGGACATGGTAGAGAACGTAATGATTCAAGAATACAAACTGGCTGATTCTTCCGCCTCGGCGAGCGGATCTTCTTATCAATTGGATGAAGAAGAAAGAACTAGCGAAGCCAAGGTTACATTAAAAAGTATTAAAGTATCTTCTGACAAACTCGACCAACTTATGAATAACGTCGGTGAGCTTGTGATTACTAACTCAGGCTTTCAGAAGATCTATGACGATCTTCTTCGTACTTTCGGGGATGATCAATTATTCAACGAGCTGAAAGGCCGAATCGATCTTATCAATCGTATTTCTAAGGAATTGCAATCCGGCATTATGAATATCCGGATGGTTCCTATTTCTACAGTCTTCAGACGTTTCTCTCGTCTCGTGCGAGATCTTTCTTTAGAGACCGGAAAAACGGTCGAGCTTGTTCTGAATGGTGAGTCGACCGAGTTGGACAAGAAGGTGATAGATGCTCTGGGAGAACCTCTTCTTCACCTGATCCGAAACTCGGTGGACCATGGGATAGAATCTCCGGAAGAAAGAAAAAGACTCGGCAAATCCGAAACCGGTATTGTGGAACTGAACGCTTACCAAGGCGGAAGCAATATCATGGTGGAGATCAAGGACGATGGTCGTGGTCTGGATGTGGATAAGATTCGCAAGAAGGCGATCGACAAGGGTCTTGTTTCCGAGACGGACGCTGCGGCTCTCAGCGAGAACGAAGTTTATCAATTCATCTTCGCGCCTGGATTCTCTACTGCTGAAAAGATTACCGATATTTCCGGACGTGGAGTCGGGATGAGCGTTGTAAACAGCCTCATTCAGGAATTCAAAGGAAAGATACTCATCCAATCCCAGAAAGGATCCGGAACTTCTTTCGTATTATCCTTCCCGCAAGCGTTAGCTATCATTCCTTCCATTCTTATTGTTATGGAAGAAGAGGTGTACGCCTTCCCGTTATCCGAAGTCAACGAGACGATCAAGGTCAGCAACGAACAGATCACTACTCTCGAAGGAAACGAGATCATCAACCTTCGGGGAGAGGTCCTTCCTATCTATCGCTTGAATCGGATTCTGGGTCTACAAGACAAAACGGAAAGAGAAGAATCTCCTGTCGTAATCGTTCAATACAAGGGCCGCAAGTTAGGCTTCATGGTGGACGAACTTGTAGGAAAACACGAGACAGTGATCAAGTCCTTAGAAAAGAACTTCAAGAATATCAAGGGATTGACTGGAGCTTCTATCATGGGAGACGGAACCATTATCATGGTCCTGGATATCCCTGGCCTCGTAGAGTTTGCAGCAGAGCTAGAAGAAAAAGCAAGATACGTGAACTATCATCTAGAAACGATGAAACGGATCAGCACTCTTCGAACCATAGAAACCGAAGAAGACAGATATATCCAAAAGACTTCCAATCCTACGAACGTATACAATCATAAACTCCACGAGATCACTACTCAGGAAAGAGAACGTCGCAAGAAGAGCGAACGTAAGAAATCGGAAGCGGCTAAGAAGATTGTAGTCACCAAGGAAGAGTTGGAAAGAGAAACTGCTCCTTCCCCAGTGAAACCTACTGTCGAGATTAGACCTGTTGAGGATAAATTGATCTCTTCTGCAGAAACTGCGTCCGAATCTTCTGCGAGTACCGCTGTGCTCGAAAGACCGGCCGCCAAAAAGGGTATGGAAGAAGAATACAGATCCCATATCCGCGAACTCATCTCCGAGGATATTACCGCTGAAGAAAAGAAAAGAGCGGATCATATCATAGAAGGTTTCTTGGAACAGAAGAAGCAGAGAATGATGGCAATTTCTCATTCCAAGGATTTCACCGGGAATTTGACCAAGGAACAGATCAAGAAGATCGAGTCTGTGGTGAATACCGGAATGATGAATGCGGGAATGGTACTTTCTCAGATCCTAAATAGAAATGTGGATCTATTCATTCCTGAGATTATCATGAACGATAAGGAAGGTCTTGCCTCTGAGATTCGTTTCTCCGATGACAAATTCTACGGAATGAAGGTCCGTATGAACGGAGATTTGAACGGAAACATGCTCATGATGTTCTCCAGAGAGAATGCAAAGAATCTTGCTAAAGAATTATTAGATAGTGTTGCGACTGGAGATGCTTTGGACGACGATACTCGAAGTGTTCTCTCCGAAATCTCAAACATTGTTTGCGCTTCTGTTTTGAACTCTATTTCTAATAAGGCGAAAGTGAGTGTGATGCCTGATGTTCCAGAGCTTGTGGAAGGAACCTTCCTCGAAGTCTTGGATGTAGTAAAACCGGAAAGGACGAAATTTTTAAGTATGCTTACCGAATTCAATCATGAGGGTAATAATCTTCTGGGAGTTCTTTTGTTCCTTCCGGACTTCGACGAACTCATGAGCTTGCTTCCAAAGTTCTAA
- the rplT gene encoding 50S ribosomal protein L20, with product MPRATNGTIHKNRRKKILKTAKGFRGARSKLYRTAKSAVMKAGQWGYRDRKAKKRDFRKLWIIRINAAAREAGLSYSQFIHGLKKANISLDRKALAELAFNDKETFNALVEKIKVAA from the coding sequence ATGCCTAGAGCTACAAACGGAACTATTCATAAGAATCGTCGTAAAAAGATCTTAAAAACCGCAAAAGGTTTCCGCGGAGCTCGCTCTAAACTTTACAGAACTGCGAAATCCGCAGTGATGAAAGCGGGGCAGTGGGGATACAGAGATAGAAAAGCAAAGAAACGTGATTTCCGCAAACTTTGGATCATCCGTATCAATGCTGCTGCTCGTGAAGCAGGACTTTCTTACTCTCAGTTTATCCACGGTTTGAAAAAAGCCAATATATCTTTAGATAGAAAAGCTTTGGCCGAACTCGCGTTTAACGACAAAGAAACTTTCAACGCACTCGTTGAAAAGATCAAGGTAGCAGCCTAA
- a CDS encoding cell division protein ZapA, translating into MSEKVKARIQGDDYTIVGDTDPEYIHRLAELVDRKIRELQLGMPSASKLKLAVLAALNFADELEQSRSNAPETGSSSPEAEEKTRKLITLIEEGLIGDL; encoded by the coding sequence ATGAGTGAAAAGGTCAAAGCTCGTATCCAGGGCGACGACTATACGATCGTAGGAGATACGGATCCAGAATACATCCACCGACTCGCGGAGTTGGTGGATCGTAAGATCCGGGAATTACAGCTTGGAATGCCGAGCGCTTCTAAATTAAAACTCGCCGTGCTTGCAGCTCTCAATTTCGCAGACGAACTCGAACAATCCAGATCGAATGCTCCTGAAACGGGATCTTCTTCTCCGGAAGCCGAAGAGAAAACCAGAAAGTTAATCACTCTCATTGAAGAGGGGTTGATCGGAGATCTGTAA
- a CDS encoding protein-glutamate methylesterase/protein-glutamine glutaminase produces the protein MHTDQAIRVVIIDDSLLVRNIISDQIQKDERIQVIATGKTGVDCIELATKLRPDLVVLDVEMPVLDGLSALQELQKRKLGIPVMMLSVLTQHGADATFKALEYGAIDFVPKPSTTNQFNPEEIGTVLRNRILSFFESVRHISPALDPKKIVESVRHKIFKDEKKVVEAVCIGTSTGGPKALQTVFSDFPEHFHLPIFVVQHMPVGFTKAFAARLNDHSKVTVKEAEEGEEVRAGYGYVAPGDAHLKIETRAGRKWIALGRESLVNGHRPSVEVLFDSAIREYGSALVGVIMTGMGKDGAAATLRMREAGASTVAQDEESSVIFGMNRQAIEMGGIQFVEPVSAITSRILSILKERGN, from the coding sequence ATTCATACGGACCAAGCAATCAGAGTCGTAATCATCGACGATTCTCTCTTAGTTAGAAATATTATTTCGGATCAGATCCAAAAAGATGAGCGGATTCAAGTCATCGCAACTGGCAAGACTGGAGTGGATTGCATAGAACTCGCAACCAAACTTCGTCCAGACCTAGTGGTGCTTGACGTGGAGATGCCTGTTCTTGATGGACTTTCCGCTCTGCAGGAACTTCAGAAACGAAAATTAGGCATTCCAGTGATGATGCTTTCCGTTCTTACTCAACACGGAGCGGATGCGACATTCAAGGCATTGGAATACGGAGCGATTGATTTTGTTCCTAAGCCTTCCACCACCAATCAATTCAATCCGGAAGAAATAGGTACTGTATTGAGAAATCGCATTCTTTCTTTCTTCGAAAGTGTGCGTCATATTTCTCCGGCTCTCGATCCGAAAAAGATTGTGGAGTCGGTTCGTCATAAAATTTTCAAAGATGAAAAAAAAGTCGTGGAGGCGGTCTGTATCGGGACTTCCACGGGTGGACCAAAAGCTCTACAGACTGTTTTTTCGGATTTTCCGGAGCATTTTCATCTTCCGATTTTCGTCGTACAGCACATGCCGGTAGGTTTTACGAAAGCTTTTGCTGCTCGGCTGAACGATCATTCGAAAGTCACCGTTAAGGAAGCCGAAGAAGGTGAAGAAGTTCGCGCGGGTTACGGTTACGTCGCTCCGGGTGACGCACATTTGAAGATCGAAACTAGGGCAGGAAGGAAATGGATTGCCTTAGGCAGGGAATCACTTGTAAATGGACACAGGCCCTCAGTCGAAGTTTTATTCGACAGCGCAATCCGGGAATACGGGAGCGCCTTGGTCGGTGTAATAATGACCGGTATGGGCAAGGACGGAGCGGCTGCTACTCTTAGAATGAGAGAAGCGGGAGCTTCTACCGTTGCTCAAGACGAGGAAAGCTCGGTAATCTTCGGAATGAATCGCCAAGCCATCGAAATGGGGGGGATTCAATTCGTGGAACCTGTAAGCGCAATAACATCAAGGATACTTTCCATTCTTAAAGAAAGGGGAAACTAA
- a CDS encoding response regulator — MARILVVDDAKFMRTMVKDALVAGGHEIVGEAENGNIAVDQYKAIKPDLVTMDITMREKDGIEAAQEIFKLDPKARIIMVTALGQEELLAKAIKMGVKDFVVKPFSPERLQQAADKALNS, encoded by the coding sequence ATGGCCAGAATTCTCGTAGTAGACGATGCAAAATTCATGAGGACCATGGTGAAGGACGCACTCGTCGCCGGAGGGCATGAGATCGTCGGCGAAGCTGAAAACGGAAATATTGCCGTGGATCAGTACAAGGCAATCAAGCCTGATCTAGTCACCATGGATATCACGATGAGAGAAAAAGACGGGATAGAGGCAGCCCAAGAGATCTTCAAATTAGATCCTAAGGCTCGCATCATCATGGTAACCGCTCTCGGACAGGAAGAACTTCTCGCGAAAGCGATCAAGATGGGAGTTAAGGATTTCGTAGTAAAACCTTTCTCTCCTGAAAGATTGCAACAAGCGGCCGATAAAGCTCTGAATTCCTAA